The Thermococcus sp. genome segment CTTCTCGGCGTTCCCAAGTTTTCGGGCTCGCGATAAGCTAAAAGCTCGTAGGTGAACTTCTCAAGTGGGTAGCCTATCGAAGCGAGCGCCCCTATTATCCCCCTTCCCAGCTTGAACTTGAAAACCTCGGCCCCAACCCTTCTGGCAACTTCCTCGGCCTCTTCAATCGTAACGTGCTCCCTCAGGGCTTTAAGCGAGAACTCGCGGAGCTCTCTTGGGATATCTCCCTCAAGGAATGCAACGCCGGGGTTGGTGTTCTCGTGGGTGAAGTCGGCGAGCTGGTTTACGTAGAAGAGAACGGTGTCCTTGATTTCCGGGATAACGTCATCCTTCGCCTCGAAGCTCATCGCGACCGCTCCGTTGCCCCGGGTTTTGTAGGGGATGTTCGGGTTGAGCCTTATCAGTCTGGGCAAATCCACGGGCTCCGCTAGCCGGGAAAGCTCCCTGTAAAGGAGCGCGCCGAGGTAGGTCGTGCACATGCCGTTTGGCGAATCCGTGTCGTCGATGCCGATGTGGATGAGCATGGTAAAAGAGTGGGACGTGAGTTTAAAAATCAAACGCCACAATGGCCACCGCAAGGGATAGGAGGAAGTAAGGGACTGAGTATCTGTGGAAATCCCTCACCGAAATCCGGGCTATCCGAAGGGCTATGAGGTTAGCGATGGAGCCCGCTATAACCCCGTTTCCTCCGGCGTTTACACCAACCGCGAGGGGAAGCCAGTGCGGATTAGAGTTCAGAAAGACCACCGTCGCGGGGACGTTGCTGATTAATTGGCTTACACCCGCGGAGGTCAGGATTAAAAGCGCCCCCTCTCTGGGAAAGGACAGTCCTAAACTCTGGAGGAGGATGGAAAGCTCGTTGAAGTCCGCAAAGATAAAGGCAAACGTCAGAACCAGGGCCCAGTCAAAGCTTAGAAGGACTTCCCTTTCAAACAAGAGGAAAACAACCAGCGTGATAAGAAGGGCAAGGTAATGCTTTCCCGTTTCCCCCAGATAAACGTCTGTGATGAGGGTTAAAAGTGAAAGGAGAAACAGGTTCCTCCGGAAGGCCACTCCAGGGATTGACTCAAGGGTTAACCTTTCCTCACGCGAGATGAGAACGAAGGTCATGAGAATCCCAAGCCAGAGGAGAACGAAGGGAAGCATTCCCAGAGTAAAGGTCGTGAAGCCGAGTTTGTATCTGTGCCAGATTATTATGTTCTGAGGGTTGCCGATTGGCGTTAGGGCCGAGCCGACGTTCGCTGAGATTGCCGAGAGCGTCACAGCCTTCGCCTTATCCAGACCCGAAAGCTCAGAGAGGGCAACGACAAGTGGAATGAAAACCAGCATTGCCGTGTCGTTCATTATCACCGCCGAGGAAAAGGCTATCGTGGGGAGAAGGAGAAAAAGAAGCCTTTTTCCGGAATGGTTCGCCTTCTCAACGAGTTTTGGCGCGAGCTTTCCAAATATTCCGGACAGTTCAAGTCCCTTTGAAGTTATTATCAACGCCATTATGAGACTCAAACTTCCCCAGTCTATCAGCCCGGGGGTTCTCTTCGGGAGCGAGTTATCTATGACAGCCAGAGCTACGTAAAGCACCATAAGAAGGGTCAGGAACCACTCCCTGATTAGGAACTCCCTCAGCTTATAGGCCGTGCCTCCTCACCTCTTCCGTGAGATGGTAGTCTGGAATAAGCTCCTTTGCATCGGCTGAAACGCGGACGTGGAGGATTATAAAGCTTTTCCACGCAACGGGGACAATCCAGCAGTCCTCTGGTTCCCTGAACTCGGCCCCGTTAAGGACAACGGCTTCCTTCAGGGCTTTTTCCACACTTTCTCTGGCACCTTCGGGCGAGGGTTCGGCATGGGGAGGGGCCCCCTTGGGCGAGGGAGTGCCCGTCCGGGGGTCGTAGTGAACCCTGTCTATGGCAAAGTCAAGGTAGAGGACGGGCACATCAACGTGGTCCGGGTGGACTATGGGGTCACCGGCTCTGAAAAGTGGTAGTGCCTGCCTAACCAGCTCTATTGCTCTCTCAGCGTCCTCCGGCTTTAACACCCTGCTCTCTTTAACGGGAACCCTCCTTATGGGCGGGAACGGCGCGCTCATTTCACATCACCCCAAAGAGCAACGAGAAGTGTAAAGGCCATCAGAAGGAGTATTTCATATGTCTCCAATAAAGCCGTCGAGGGCCACCTAACAAGGACACCTACAACGGCGAGCGCAAAAAGTAAAAGGGACCCCCTCTTGACGGTGTTTCCAGAGCCAAGGCCGTATATTAGAATCCCCAAAAAGAACTGGAAGAAAAAGTATGTGGACACAAAGACGTGGGGTTTCGTTCCTTCATGGAAAACCCCTATCAGGGTCAGAAAAATTGCGGAAACACTTATGTAGGCCCCTCCAACGGTTTGGAGCCTGTTCCTCGACGTTAGGATAAGATATACGGCGAAGCCCATTATGAAAACCGACGAGACTATGAGACCCACGTTGTAAATCCAGGGCGAGTTTGCGTTTGGCCCCCCGAGGTCACTCAGTGCGTTTTTCATGAAGGAAAACCAGGGGTTTCTAGAAATACTCCATGCAACGAAGAGCCAGTAAGTTAGACCTCCCGCAAAACCTGCCCACACAAGTTTTTTCATTTTATCCCCCGGGAGAAGAATTGGAAAAGAGAACTAAAAAGGTATCTAATGGAGCACCGTTTCCGCGAGTCTCCTGACCGCATCGATGTATCCGGTGTAGTCCATCGCCTGAAGCGATGCCGGATGGAAGAACCTGTCTATTATCACCGGAGCGAAGAGGCCGAAGACCACAACGAGGACTCCGAGAATTGCGTTTACAGCCACGAAGGTCCAGATTTCCCTCCTCTCGACTTCTCTGTGCTCGTGGTGGTGTCCCTCAACGGGCTTTCCGCGCCAGAGGGTTATGAAAAGCTGGAAGTAGGCCCACGCCGCTATGGCACTCGTTATTATCACAACGGAAGCCACGAGCGGGCTGATCTGCAGGAGGGCGTTGAAGATTAGCATCTTGCTGAAGAATACGTTGAGTGGCGGAACACCGACGAGGCTCAGCGTCGCCAGTGCAAAGAGAAACGTCGTTATCGGCATCTCCCTTCCGACCCCAGCGAGCCCCTCTATATCAACGGACTTTCTGCGGTAGACGAACGCCCCGACTGTGAAGAACAGGAGCGTTTTGGCTATCGCATGGTTGACGATGTGGAAGTCTATCGCCATGAGGGCCAGTCCTGTTCCAACCCCGAGTGTCATGAAGAGGTAGCCCATGTGGAGTATCGTGGAATAAGCGATGAGCCTCTTGACGTTCTTCTGGACGAGCATCATAATCGAGCCTAGAAAGGCCGTCGCCGTTCCGAGGACGAGAAAGACCAGCGAGAGGGTTCTCCAGAAGGGAAGACCGTGGAAGAGCGTGTAGGTGTATCTGGCCAGGAGGTATATCCCCACAACCTCGACGAAGCTACTCAGTATCGCACCAACGGGAATCGGGGCTCCTGAATAGGCACTTGGGAGCCAGTAGTGGCCGGGGAAAATCGCGCTCTTGACTATTGCCATCGAGAGGGTTAGCGCAAGGAATATCGCCAGGGCGAGGGTTGGGTCGCCGAAGAGTTTCGTAGTTACCGGGAAGGAAATCCCGTGGAACTTCGCGCTCAGGTCGGCCATGTTGAGGGTCCCGAAGGAGGCGTAGATGAAGCCGAGAGCCAAGAAGTAGAGGCTCGTCGCTACCGCACCACTGATGCCGTACTTGAACGCACCTTCGATTGCTTCGCTCCTGTTGCGGTAGAAGCCGACTATCGCGTAGGCGCTCGCGCCTATGACTTCAAGCATGACGAAGGTGTTGAAGGCGTCTCCAGTCATGAAGGCACCGAGGGTTCCTGCTTCGAGGCCGAGAAGGAAGGTGTAGTAGAATTCGAGGCCATGAGTCCTTATGAACTTCGCCGAGTAAATTCCCGCCAGCAGGAAGCCGAAAGTCGCCGTCAGGACCAGGATGGCGGAGAACTTGTCCACCTCAAAGACTATTCCTATAGGGGCTATCCAGTTTCCGAAGGCGTAAACTAGTGGCTCTCTGCTTGAGTAGGCCTCGCGGAAGAGCCAGATTCCAGCAAGGAACGTGACAGTAAGCGCCAGCAGGGAGTAAGTTATCACAACGCCCCTTCTCCTGCCGGTGAGGAATGCCACAAAGGGCAGGAAGAAGGCAAATCCGAGCGGAATCACGGGAACCATTCCGACCTGCATGTTATCACCTCAGTCAAAGATTTTCCTCGCGTAGTCCTCGAAGTAGGCAACTACGTTCTCTTTCACTTCCTTCTCGTCGAGTGTTGAAACGTCAATCCAGTGGACGTAGAGCCATTTCCCGTCGTCGCTTATGTCAACAACGACCGTTCCCGGCGTGTTCGTTATCGAGTTCGCCACCAGGACCTTCCCGTAGTCGTTTTCCACCTCCAACGGGATTCTGACTATTCCCGGGTTCGCCTTGAGCGTGAAAACCCTCTTCGCAACATCTATGTGGGTTTTTGTCTCTTCAATCAGGAAGTAGCGGAGGGCAAAGAACACCGCGTAGGCCCACCTCCTGGGGGAGAAGAATTTAAGCTCATCCTTGACTATCCAGTGCCCCACTATGAAGGAAACGATAAGCGCGACTATCGAACCCGTCACGATGTCGTATTCTGTGGCCGAACCCGTGTAGAACAGATAGGTAACAAGCACGATGAAGAAAGTCGCCGGCGAAAATCTTCTCAGCGGGTTCATTCGCTCTCACCCCCCATGATTTCAGCTATGTCCCTGGCATCAACCGTTCCGTGGAGGCGGTAGAACTGGATTGCATACGTCGCGAGAAGTATGTTCATGGCCATTCCAATAACTATGGCCGTCAGGACGAGGGCCTGTGGAACGGGGTCAACGGCTCTGTTGAGGAACTCCTGAAAGGTTATGTGCTTCTCGTATATTGGGGGAAAGACGGGGAAGACGAGACGGTAGCCGATGAGGATAAAAAGCATGTTTATCGCGTCGCCCATGACGTTGAGCATGATTATCTTCTTAATCAGGTTGGAGCGCGTTGCCACGCCATAGATTCCAAGGAGTATCATGCCGAAGAGGGTCAGCGTGATATAGGCGAGAATAAGGCTAATCATCGGCCTCCCCCCTTAGAATGGTCTTGAATATCCACTCCGAGACACCGAGGACCAGGAAAACCGTCAGGAACCCAAAGGTCACCGCGGTGTATTCGCCAACGTCGAGGTTGAAGAGACCTGTCTCACCGGGTAAGAGGTTTATCTCTAGGACCTTTCCACCGTAGAGGAACACCGGAGCGAGGACCGTGGCGAGGATAAGCCCCAGCCCAAGTGCGTAGGCTGAAACCGTATGGCTGAGGTTCAGCCCCTTCCTCTCAAGGGTGAACTTGCTGAACACGGCAAAGAGGAGCAGTGAAGCGACTGCCATAGCCGAACCACCCTGGAAACCTCCACCGGGGGTTAGGTGTCCGTGGAGTGCTATCGAAGCTGAGATGGCCACTATCATCACGACAACGAGCTTCGTGGTGGCCCGTGTTATTAAGTCCATGTGTCTATGAGGTTCCCTCGCTTCAAGCTCTCTCACAAGTTTTTCCTGCTCATTCGTGAGTCTCAACACGCTGAAGGCTCCCATTATTGCCAGAAAGAACACGAAGGTCTCGAAGAGCGTATCGAAGCCACGGTAGTTCCAGACTATTGCCGTTACCACCTCGGGGCTGTGACTTGTTAAGCCCTCGTGGGCAAAGGCGTGGCTAAGGTAGAACTCACCGAGTGGCCTTAGTTCGGCTCCGCCGAGGCCAAGAACGTTTTTGACCGTTACGGCGTAGGCGATAAAGAGGAACGCCAGCAGGAACGAGATGGCAACCAGCACGTCGCGCTTCATTCTCCCACCTCGTATCTCTCGGTCTTGCTTATAGCGAGGATTACCAACGCTGTGTAGGCTCCAACCGCTATCGCGAGGTATGCAAGGACTATGTCCGGTGCGGCCAGTATGTAGAAGCCGAGGGCAAAGAAAGTGGACTGAACCGAGCTCAATGCTAGGGCCTTGAGCAGGTCGTGCTCCTTCATGGCCAGATAGCTGAAGACGAAGCCGAAGGAAACGACTATTGCAAGGATTAGGAGGTGAATCTCAATCATCTCACCAGCCTCCTGAAGGTGAACTTGGGCTCTTCCTCCTCACCGGGCAACTCCTCGTGCTCGCGGACGAGTTCAGCAACGTCTTCCCTCTTTGGCAGGTCCTCCTCAAGCTGGTCAACTACCAGCGGGGGCTTTTTGCCGACCCTTCCAAAGTAAACGGCCGAAACGAGCGAGTGCGTTCCGGTTGGAGCTATGAGGAGGATTAAAACTCCGACGGTGAAGGCTATGCCCGCCATGAATAACCTCTGGCTTCCGAGGGGGTGGTAGACGAGGGCAACGAGTCCCGCTCCAAATACGGGCAAAGCGGCACCTCCAACGGTTCCGACTGTGGCGGCGTGGGTTCTCATGTAGAAATCGTTGAAGCGAAGCAACCCTATGGCCGCTATGAGGTCGTAGATTGCCCCAAGGAGTATCGCTATTGAGCCTATGATGAAGATTACGTCCTCGAGAATCATACTTCCACCTCCCCGTAGAGGACGTACTTGGTGTAGTAGATGTCGAGCATAAAAGCCCAGAGGGCGAGGATTATGGCACCGCTGGCGAGCATTATGGACTTGAAGTAAATTCCCAGTATCACCATGAAGGCCGCCATGTCAAAGGACAGGCAGTCCACAGCCAAGATAATGTCAGCTGTTGTGGGACCTTTAATGGCCCTTATTCCGTATAGAACGAAGGCCAGAGTATAGATAACCGCCGCGAAGTAAAGGACGTTCAGGAAAACGCTTTCAACGTTCATGCAAACACCCCCAGGAGGACTATAAGGACGGCCATCGCTATGGCGAACCCACCTATGAGGGCGTTCATGTCGAGGTTTCTGCTCCTGCCCCATTCCGCAAGCTTTTGAAAGGCTTTGATTAGGGGCATGAACATTGCCTCGTCGAGGTGCCTGACCGGGTAATCGAGGGCATCGTCGTAGTCCTTAATGAGTGGAAGTTCGTGCCTCGGGACGACTTTTATTATGGGTAAAACTTGATTGATGTAAAACCTCTTGCCGAGGGAAAGGAGATAATCCGATGTGAAGCGGAGTATGTTACCCATGTTGTAGAATATGAGGAGCAACTCGCTTATGCGTTCGGTTGGCATCTTTCCAATCTTCCACCCGAGGTAGGCAGATGTGATTAACACAGCGAGGGCCACAAAGGACGAGAAAACGCCGAAGAACAGGTGCACCGGGCTCTTTGGCAACGGGTATCCAAGGATTTCTATGGCCTTAATGAGCCAGGGCAGGAGTATGAAGGGGAACACTGCAACGAGAAAGCTCACAAAGGCCACTATACCAGTAACAGTTCGTATTAGAACGGGAACTTCTTCTCTCTCAACTTCCCTCTTGCATATGAGCCTGTTTATCCTCCTCACCTGGATTATGGAGGCGAGAGGGAATACTCCGAGAAAGGCTATTGTAACAACCATGAGCCACAGGAGGACATCAACGCTACCCATAGAGGCAGTGTAAATCAGCCACTTGCTGACGAAGGCAGAGAGCGGAGGTATACCCGCCATTGAAAACACGGAGAGGGTCATCAGGAGGGCTATCACATGACCTCTCAGGAGCTTTCGCATTGAGCATATGTTTGGATCTTCGCCGTAGTGCTCTATGGCTCCAAGGCCGAAGAAGAGGGAGCTTTTATAGAGCATCTGATAAAGGACGTGAAGCAGAGCACCCAGAAGCGCTATCGTCCCGAGGAACGTCCCTTGGAGAACCAGTGAACTCCCAAGGGCAAAATAGGCTATTCCAACGTCCATAACGCTGTGGTAGGCGAACTTGCGCTTTAGCCTTATCTCCCTGAAGGAATAGAGCGTCGCGAAGGCCGTAACCGTGCCAAGAAACGCAACGGTGTAGCCAAAGGACTTCCCAGATGAGAGGACGAAGTGGGAAACCCTGAGGAGGAGGTAAACTCCCAGAGACTCCCCAATCAGGAAGACCGGGACAAAAGGACTTGGAAGGGAGCGATAGACCCTCGGAACCCAGACGTGGAACGGAAATGCCCCGCTCCTGACGAGGGAAGCGAGGAGGAAGAGCGCAAGGAGGAAGCCCGGGCTTACGGCGAGGTTTTCAAGGTTCTCTCTCAAGCCCTCAAAGGTAAGGTGGTGCAGACTGCCAACGGCCCCGTATGTTATTCCAGTAATGATGAGTAGGGGGATTATCCCGAAGACCTGGGTAAGTACCAGATAGCGCCACGTGGCCTTTCTGGAGCCCCTCGTTTCGGAGGTTAGAACCATAACCGCCGTAAAGACTGCAAAGAGCTCATAGGCGAGTGTTAGCCTTTCAATGTTATCCGTTACGAGGAAAAGGACCGCGGAGAGGAGCGCCATGTTGGTTGCCATGGCCAGGAACCTTTCGTCGCCCTTGACCTCGTAGGAGAGGAGGTACGGGGAAAGAGCAAATGTTAGGAACGCAACAACGAGGAGAAAGAGAGCTGATAGAGAATCCACCATAACACTCGTGGGGAGGAAGGGTATTATCACTCCAGAGAGCCCATTTAAGCCATCTATGGCACTCGCAAAGAGCGCGATGGAAGAGGCCAGCGTTACGTAATAGGCCCTCTTACCGACGGCCAGACCCAGGAGTGAGGCCGTGAAGAGCAGTCCAAGGGCCAGCTCGAGGACGTAGAGGCTCATGGTATCACCCCGTAAAAGGTTATCTCCTCAACGAGGGGATAGGCCAGGTAGGCTGAAACCAGGGTCAGGACTATTAAAGCCACGAGGGAAGCGGTTATGATGGGGTGCGTTGAGGCCTTCTCGACGTTTGGCCTTCCAAAGACGTTCCGGATAATCCACTTGAGGCCGACCCAGAGGAACACCACAGAATCCGTTAGAACCATCAAGATTGGAAGCCACGCGAGAGGAGAAACCCTGATCAGGCTGAGGTTTGTAATAAGCTCGGCCTTGCTGAAGGCTATTCCCATAGGAGGAAGTCCCGCCAGTCCCAGAAGTGCAACTGTCCAAGCAAGACCGTTTACAGGCAAAATCTCCCTGAGCCCGCTTATCCTCCTCAGGTCGAGCGTTCTGAGGGAGTACGTGAAGGTTCCCGCGGTTAGAAATCCAAGTCCTTTGACGAAAGCATGAGTAGTGAGCTGGAACATCGCGGCCTTAAGGCCTATATCAAACCCCGGTGCCTTGCCCGTCAGGCCCAGAACCGCATAGGTTAAACCGGAAAACATTATTCCTGCCTCAGCGACGGTCGAATAGGCCAGAAGCCTTTTCGCGTCCTTCTGGACTGGATAGTTGAGTATTGGAATCAGGAGCGTGAAGGACACCATTACCGCCATGAAATAAAAGACCCAGACGGGAAGGCTTCCTATGAACTGGAGAACCCTGGCAACGAGGTAAACACCCATCTCGACCATCGCCGCTCCGTGTAGGAAGGCACTTGCCGGCGTTGGGGCCTCCATGGCATCGGGAATCCAGGAATAAGTGGGAAACTGGGCGCTCTTGGTGTAGCCGGCTATTAGGAGGGCTATGAAGAGCCAGGGCTTTACATCGGGGGAAACCTGCGAGAGTGAGAACAGGCTTAAATCGTGGAGCTGGGTCAGGCCGATGTATATCGCCGAGTAGAAGCCTATCATTGCCCCGACGTTCGGTATTATGAAGGCCTTGAAGCCCGCCCTCCTCGCCTCTTTGGTGTTGTAATAGCTGACAACACCCCAACATGCCAGGCCCATAAGTTCGAAGAAGATGAGAAGACCGAGGAAAGTTGAGGAGTAGATGAAACCGAGGGTAGCTCCCTCAAAGAGCGTCATCCAGGCGTAGAAGAGCCCCCTGCCCTTCCCACCGGGGTGACCAACGTTTCGCTCACTCATGTATTCCACGCCGTAGAACATGAATATGAAACCTGCAACGGCCACAACCGTCCCGATTAGAACGCTCATGGGGTCGATTATTAGCCCATAGACCTCACCGAACTGGGAACTTCTAAGGTAGGTTACGTGGATTAGCTCCTCATGGTTGGTCAGATAGAGGAACGCGACCCCCAGCTGAGTTATCAGGGCGATTAACAGGGAGGCAAGCATTACTACGTCTGCTTTCCTCTCGTCGAGCTTAAAGAGGATTAGACCACCGATGAGAGGAACTGTGAAGGTCAGCGTTGCAAGAAGGCCTATCATCGTCACCCCTCCGCGCAGGCGAAAATCCATTAGGTTTGTCTAACGAACCTTTTTAAAGCTTTTCGTTCTTTCTCGAAATCCATTCCGTCAAATGCCCATTTCTGTGAAATCCGATAGGTTAGGGGTTTACTTTTTCGACCTTCTGAAAGATGCCCTCAAAGTATTCCGAGACGAGGCCAACCACTTCCCCGGAATCAAAGGGAAGGCCCTCCACAACTTCAAGCGCCTCCTTAACGTAGTCCCTGGCGGTGTTGAGTGCCGACTCAAAAACCCCGGCTTTTCTCATTCTCTCAAACAGGTCCAGAAGGTTTTCCTCGGTTGGGTTTCTGAGGGTTTTTTCCACAAGGGACGAGCCGTAACGTTCGGTGTAGAGGATTAGGGGCAACGTTGTCTTTCCGTTGAGCAAATCCTTGAAGCGGTCTTTGCCCGTTCCCGGAAAGTAGTCGAGCACGTCGTCAACTATCTGGAACGCCCTTCCGACGAGGGTTCCGGCCCTATCCAGTTCCTTCCAGAAGGGCTTTTCTAGGTAATAAGCTGGCAGGCCAAAGGAGGCCCCAAAGAGTCTGCCCGTCTTTCCGTCTATGATTCTGTAATATGTCTCAACGTCAAGGTGGACGCTTCCCCTTACGGCTTCCTGTAGGATTTCGGCCTTCACCATGTCCTCGACGACTTTAGCGAGATAATCAACCATCTCAACCCTTTTGCCCGCTATAATTCTCAGAGCCCTCACGAAGAGGAAATCACCGCTGAGAACCGCTAATTCTGGCCCCCAGCGCATGACCACAGTGGGGTTGTTCCTTCTCTTTTCGGCCAAATCTATAACGTCATCGTGAACCAGGCTGGCGGTGTGAATGAGCTCTATGGCCGAGGCAAGGTCGAGGGCGTCTTCATAGCTGAGTCCAAGTCCCTTTGAAACGGCGAGGGCTATGCGAGGTCTTATCCTCTTCCCACCGCTTCTAATAATGTACTCCCCGATTTTTTTGGCAAGTTCAACGCTCCCCTCAAGGGCCTCAATGAGCTTTTCGTCCAGGGATTCCATTGAAAACACCCCCAAGCTTCAGGCCTATCGAGATTCCCAAAACCGCGAACAGCAACGAGACGCCGGGATTGTTCCCCTCAAAGAACAGGGCAAGAGTTTCCAGCACTGCGAAGAGAACTGCATCGGTGAGCTTTCCCCTGAGGGAATACGTTCCTGCAGATACAGAATGGAAAACCGTGAAGGCCAGCGCGAAGAGGAACGCCCAGTAAGTTGGCCCCGTGAAGGAAACGGGGAGTTGCATTATAAAGTTCGTCGCCACGAAGGTCCCTATCGAGAGGAGGACGTACTGGCCAATTCCAAGGCCCAGTCCCAGTGAAAGTCCGTCTCTGCCACGGGAGAAGTAGAACTTGACCCCCTCAACGGTCAGGGCAGTTAAAACGGCCGTGAAGAGAGCCCTTGAAAGGGTTGAGTAGAACATTACTAAGGACACCAGTCCGTAGAAGGGAATAACGATGGAAAGACCGAGCGCTATTCCAGAACCTAACACTAAGTCGGGAACGGAGGGTTTTTTGAGAAGATAAAACAACCCAAGGGCTAAAAGGGCACCGAGAATCATTGCGACCATTCCGGCAGGGTTTGGCTTCGCCCTGACTCCAAGTCCGATTCCAACCAGCTCGCCGTTTTTATACGTCAGCGCAACGGGGAACGTCCCCTTTTCAGCCTTAACTTCGTATTCAAGCTTCACGAGGTTGCCTTCCCTGGTCTCGTTAACGAACTTAAAGGACAGTAGCCTTCCGTAGTTCTCGATTGTAAAATCCCTCAGCTGGGCAAATTCTCTCTCGCCGAGCTCGGATTTCAGCTTTTCGCTCAGGTATGGCTCTATGAGGGAGTAGTTACCCGTGTTTA includes the following:
- a CDS encoding DUF1743 domain-containing protein; the encoded protein is MLIHIGIDDTDSPNGMCTTYLGALLYRELSRLAEPVDLPRLIRLNPNIPYKTRGNGAVAMSFEAKDDVIPEIKDTVLFYVNQLADFTHENTNPGVAFLEGDIPRELREFSLKALREHVTIEEAEEVARRVGAEVFKFKLGRGIIGALASIGYPLEKFTYELLAYREPENLGTPR
- a CDS encoding SLC13 family permease codes for the protein MREFLIREWFLTLLMVLYVALAVIDNSLPKRTPGLIDWGSLSLIMALIITSKGLELSGIFGKLAPKLVEKANHSGKRLLFLLLPTIAFSSAVIMNDTAMLVFIPLVVALSELSGLDKAKAVTLSAISANVGSALTPIGNPQNIIIWHRYKLGFTTFTLGMLPFVLLWLGILMTFVLISREERLTLESIPGVAFRRNLFLLSLLTLITDVYLGETGKHYLALLITLVVFLLFEREVLLSFDWALVLTFAFIFADFNELSILLQSLGLSFPREGALLILTSAGVSQLISNVPATVVFLNSNPHWLPLAVGVNAGGNGVIAGSIANLIALRIARISVRDFHRYSVPYFLLSLAVAIVAFDF
- a CDS encoding DUF998 domain-containing protein → MKKLVWAGFAGGLTYWLFVAWSISRNPWFSFMKNALSDLGGPNANSPWIYNVGLIVSSVFIMGFAVYLILTSRNRLQTVGGAYISVSAIFLTLIGVFHEGTKPHVFVSTYFFFQFFLGILIYGLGSGNTVKRGSLLLFALAVVGVLVRWPSTALLETYEILLLMAFTLLVALWGDVK
- a CDS encoding proton-conducting transporter membrane subunit gives rise to the protein MQVGMVPVIPLGFAFFLPFVAFLTGRRRGVVITYSLLALTVTFLAGIWLFREAYSSREPLVYAFGNWIAPIGIVFEVDKFSAILVLTATFGFLLAGIYSAKFIRTHGLEFYYTFLLGLEAGTLGAFMTGDAFNTFVMLEVIGASAYAIVGFYRNRSEAIEGAFKYGISGAVATSLYFLALGFIYASFGTLNMADLSAKFHGISFPVTTKLFGDPTLALAIFLALTLSMAIVKSAIFPGHYWLPSAYSGAPIPVGAILSSFVEVVGIYLLARYTYTLFHGLPFWRTLSLVFLVLGTATAFLGSIMMLVQKNVKRLIAYSTILHMGYLFMTLGVGTGLALMAIDFHIVNHAIAKTLLFFTVGAFVYRRKSVDIEGLAGVGREMPITTFLFALATLSLVGVPPLNVFFSKMLIFNALLQISPLVASVVIITSAIAAWAYFQLFITLWRGKPVEGHHHEHREVERREIWTFVAVNAILGVLVVVFGLFAPVIIDRFFHPASLQAMDYTGYIDAVRRLAETVLH
- a CDS encoding Na+/H+ antiporter subunit E, coding for MNPLRRFSPATFFIVLVTYLFYTGSATEYDIVTGSIVALIVSFIVGHWIVKDELKFFSPRRWAYAVFFALRYFLIEETKTHIDVAKRVFTLKANPGIVRIPLEVENDYGKVLVANSITNTPGTVVVDISDDGKWLYVHWIDVSTLDEKEVKENVVAYFEDYARKIFD
- a CDS encoding sodium:proton antiporter: MISLILAYITLTLFGMILLGIYGVATRSNLIKKIIMLNVMGDAINMLFILIGYRLVFPVFPPIYEKHITFQEFLNRAVDPVPQALVLTAIVIGMAMNILLATYAIQFYRLHGTVDARDIAEIMGGESE
- a CDS encoding Na(+)/H(+) antiporter subunit B is translated as MKRDVLVAISFLLAFLFIAYAVTVKNVLGLGGAELRPLGEFYLSHAFAHEGLTSHSPEVVTAIVWNYRGFDTLFETFVFFLAIMGAFSVLRLTNEQEKLVRELEAREPHRHMDLITRATTKLVVVMIVAISASIALHGHLTPGGGFQGGSAMAVASLLLFAVFSKFTLERKGLNLSHTVSAYALGLGLILATVLAPVFLYGGKVLEINLLPGETGLFNLDVGEYTAVTFGFLTVFLVLGVSEWIFKTILRGEADD
- a CDS encoding hydrogenase subunit MbhD domain-containing protein, whose amino-acid sequence is MIEIHLLILAIVVSFGFVFSYLAMKEHDLLKALALSSVQSTFFALGFYILAAPDIVLAYLAIAVGAYTALVILAISKTERYEVGE
- the mnhG gene encoding monovalent cation/H(+) antiporter subunit G, translated to MILEDVIFIIGSIAILLGAIYDLIAAIGLLRFNDFYMRTHAATVGTVGGAALPVFGAGLVALVYHPLGSQRLFMAGIAFTVGVLILLIAPTGTHSLVSAVYFGRVGKKPPLVVDQLEEDLPKREDVAELVREHEELPGEEEEPKFTFRRLVR
- a CDS encoding monovalent cation/H+ antiporter complex subunit F, whose translation is MNVESVFLNVLYFAAVIYTLAFVLYGIRAIKGPTTADIILAVDCLSFDMAAFMVILGIYFKSIMLASGAIILALWAFMLDIYYTKYVLYGEVEV
- a CDS encoding proton-conducting transporter membrane subunit encodes the protein MSLYVLELALGLLFTASLLGLAVGKRAYYVTLASSIALFASAIDGLNGLSGVIIPFLPTSVMVDSLSALFLLVVAFLTFALSPYLLSYEVKGDERFLAMATNMALLSAVLFLVTDNIERLTLAYELFAVFTAVMVLTSETRGSRKATWRYLVLTQVFGIIPLLIITGITYGAVGSLHHLTFEGLRENLENLAVSPGFLLALFLLASLVRSGAFPFHVWVPRVYRSLPSPFVPVFLIGESLGVYLLLRVSHFVLSSGKSFGYTVAFLGTVTAFATLYSFREIRLKRKFAYHSVMDVGIAYFALGSSLVLQGTFLGTIALLGALLHVLYQMLYKSSLFFGLGAIEHYGEDPNICSMRKLLRGHVIALLMTLSVFSMAGIPPLSAFVSKWLIYTASMGSVDVLLWLMVVTIAFLGVFPLASIIQVRRINRLICKREVEREEVPVLIRTVTGIVAFVSFLVAVFPFILLPWLIKAIEILGYPLPKSPVHLFFGVFSSFVALAVLITSAYLGWKIGKMPTERISELLLIFYNMGNILRFTSDYLLSLGKRFYINQVLPIIKVVPRHELPLIKDYDDALDYPVRHLDEAMFMPLIKAFQKLAEWGRSRNLDMNALIGGFAIAMAVLIVLLGVFA